In the genome of Arachis stenosperma cultivar V10309 chromosome 2, arast.V10309.gnm1.PFL2, whole genome shotgun sequence, the window TTCCAGACATGGCTTCAAAAACTTGGGGTGGAGTAGGATTGCAGACGCTATCGACTTTAACTTCGATGAGATTCGAAGGCAGTGGGGTAATGTCTCGATTACAATCTTCTTCGCTAGAAGAACTCTTCTCAAGCAATAAACGCCTCAATTTCTTATGCTGCAAGATATTTTGAATGTAAAAGTTTTTTATGTTTGCAAACCATAACAACTAAGAGTAAAGTGTACATTCTTACCCTGGGATTTTCATTTGGCTCGAAACACCTCCGAAATGAGTCTATCACAGACTTGTTTTTCAAAACTAGGTTAGAATCAGGCTCTGTAATTTTCTTGAGTGTCTCATCAATAGGGGGTACTGCAGCACCCGGATTTTTTGACTTCAGCTCAAGAAAACGATAAAAGCGCTGAAAAGATTTATGAATGTGTGTTTTAAGATCCACTTGTCAAAATCATATTCTTCTTAGAAAAAATAAAGTCAAAAGagaattgaaacatgaaaatAAACAGAATAAAGAATGTAGGAAATAAACTAGAAACAAACAAATGGGGCGAATTCATGCCTCTAGGACTGGATTTGGTGTAAAATCAGGTAGCAAAGCTTTCTCTTTCCCACATGGTGCAAGATCAAGCATTTCTACTAAATTAGATGCTGCCTCTAGCTGCTGCTGATTCGGCTGTAACTCTGCTGGGAGCTTACTGAAAGAAGGGAACTGGAACTCAACCACATCCTCGGCGAAAGGAAGTACATTGAAGTAAAATGAATCAGGCTGTAAGAGCATGATCTTGAATatgttaagtcattttaaaacaAATCAAGGCAGGGAAAGTAAACTAacttaaaaaatgaaaaaagaagatTGACAAAACTCACAATATTTTCTTTATCAGATATATTCGGAATCAGGACCCCGATAACAACTTTGGTTTGTCCCCGTCGCCACACACAACGTAGTATCGCCACCTTATTCATTTCCTTCATAGCCCTTGCTAGCGCAGAAAGCGCAAGCATGGCGTTCGTATTTTCCGGTTCAGGTATGAAGATATTGACATCTTTCATGTAGTAGTGCCTTTAATAGACATTGTAGGACAATAGTAAGTAGAATAATGATTAAGAACTCTCCATTAGcaaactcaaatcaaatgaaGCATATTTGTATACATAATCTTTACCTCAATACATTAGAAGAATTAGTAAATCCTAGAAGCTTAACACCCTTTTCAGGTTTGAACTTAACAGCATCCAACGCGACCTTCGACATAGGAACTATTTGAGGACCATAATGATAACCTCTGACCCTTTGATCTGAAGGGACAACTATATCAGGAGATTCATAACATTTCTTTAGATTGGGAAGCTCTTCTATTGTTTTCTTATACACCCATACCTGATTatcattgaagttttcatgaAAACATGAACAAGTAATCATCAATTCTACAATGTTGTTCTTTGCACACAACTAGATTTAAATAACCACACAAACAAAATAGCAAATTGCAGGAGCCAAAAATGAATCAATACGAGAAATATGATACTTAATTTCACAAATCACAACACAGAAGCAAACAAAAACAGTAGAATTGAAATCAGTGCTATTTTTTATACCAAAACATGaaatagaattttaattttctagAGAATTTTATTCCAATGATTAATCAGTGTAAAACATATTACTCTAAAGAATAGtaggaaattaaaaaaaaaatctacatAGGGATTAAAAAATATCCATTTATGTCACAAACATCTAAAGAAtagaaataatattaatatatacaaACATATAAAtagaatacaaaaaataaaaaaataaaaaaatcatttttttataaacaaattaattgtatgaaataaaatataattaataagaCATAATATTTATATGACATGGTTGTTGAAATAataaatgaaaatgacattactTTATCATAAAAATATGAGTTTTTTAAACTAATAGACTGATAaatcttatatattttcataattataGGTATAAAATTTGTCTCGATAATACATTTAGACAAgatataaaatcaataaaaaactTATACAATAAGTGGATCATTAATCTGATAAAACATGTATTTACAGCACAAATCACAGCACAGAAGCAAACAAAAACAGTAGTATCCTCAGTTCACCATGGCTCAAAGTATCCAACTTAATCAGGGATAAAGGTTCATATTGCCCATGGATAACTCAAACTTAGAGCATTCAATCATCATTGAGAAACAATTATCCTTCCATTGATCATTTTCCTAATTATTAAGTAAAGTAAGAATTGACTACATTTTAATATTCCAAGATATTgaaattatcaattttttactttaGGATGATCTAGAAATACTCATAATCATTTATTTACATAGAGTAAATAGGCACATTGcctattaaaaaattaaattaatataacaaTGGAAATGAGAAACTTTTACTTTAACAAATGGTTTATCATCGATGGTGGGTTgagtaaaaaaaatgaatacaATGAACAATGACACATCAAAAACATATTCATCATAGGCCTAGAAATTGAACTTATGTTATACATCATACCACAGATCTCACCTTGATCTTCATTTTTGAGCTTAGCTCAAGATCACCTCTGAAAACTGTATGTGGGGTTTTATTCTGTGTTTTAAGAGCACCAAACAAAGAAACTGGATTCCCCACATACACTATCCTTGTAGAAGTTTCCtttgaaaagatatttaaaaGGCGATGATTCTCACTAGCTGTCGTCTTATTTGCCTTCTTCCGACAAAGTTTTCCTCTCACAATTATGCTTTCCATCCTTGTACCATGGACAGACATTTGTTTAGCAATGGTGGTAACTTGCTCTTCTTTTGTTCCTTCTATAGATTCTTTTGTTGGACATTGTGCATTCGTAATAAGACAGAGTCGTTTCTTCACCTTGTTAGCTTTCGGATACATTTTTATCAGCATATCCATGCCAACAACAATAGCATCAAGAACTAATATCAGAATTAAGGTATCCACAAAAAGGTAAAAAGACAGTATAGTAATGGAACAAAATATTTGTCACATGAGACATAAATTAATGTAATATTATAGTCTAAAGTCAAAGAACTTGCACAAAGTGTACTTTTATTTATAAAGGGTCTGGTTATTAATCAGTAGCAACTAAGAAAACATAACATTGAACAAGTAAAAGCTTCAACATTATGAAACCAATTGCTCTGTGGATACAATCTCCATCTTTAGTTCCTCGGGGCAGTTTTTGTAAAGCCTCAACCATATCTCCATCCACATCTTTAAGATTTTTCAAAACCACGACATGTCGATAACCACCAAGTTCCAAAGTAAGTTCGTTATAAGTttctgaaaatttgaaggtAAAGACAGGTGAGGGAAGCCTTTAAATTTGATCAAACTTTGATacaacaaaataagataactcaCTGAATCAAAGTAAACAAACAGCAATAGTGTGAAGATTCTACATAACAATATGAATAGCATAAGTAACATCAACACTGGTAAATCAATATGGCAAAAACTCATTACAATCAAACACAGATAGTGTGAAGATTCCCCGAGAATGAGAAGCAAAATCACAATATCATTACTAAAAGTTAATCAAGGAATGTTTATTGAGTTCTACCTCTGCTAATCTACTTTCAGCAATTAAATAACTATTATCCATGATAGAAAAACAATAACCCCATTTGATCATACAACAATCCACTTATATCGAAAAGAGTAATGATATAGTATCACAAAATCATTGCCATATATCCTCCTAAATACTAAAATGTAGATACTCTCAATgtcttcaaattttaaaaaacatgcaattctttctttatttagtaGTTAGAAGAATGTTGAAGAGGATCAAACATTTTCAAGCTAGAAAATGCTGAATTCTTGTTATTGTTCCGGTGCAAAACTTAACAccaaattatgtaaaaaatgCAAGAGAACATCGTACTCTACAACTTTTGTTTACATCATAAGGATCAAAGTAAGCACCTTTTGTCCCAAATAACACAACTCCCACTTTATCATGCCTGTTGTAGATCAGCTGCacataaattaaaacaaaaacacGAAAAGGGGCATGCAATTGTTATTGTTGCAAGTTGCAACTATTAGAAAACAAAAGGTGAAGAATAACAGTAGCAGTAATGAATAGAAGACCTTCTTCTGCACAAGCATGGAACAAAGCTTCTCAATTACAGGAATAACAGAATGCATGGATGGACCCACATCAAGCAGCAAAACCAAAGCTTCCTGTGATCATTATaagcaaaataaatattaaagtttgaatttttttaaaatgggTTTCtgttattcatcttttttagaGCAGAAAAACCCAAAAGGCCAAAGCCCCTATGTGACTAAATTTTGGCAATGAAAATGGAAAAGTTATTTCTTTTAtacaaaaaaggaaaaaaaggaaTATGATTTGATAACCTTGTTAGCCATGGAAAAGCAGAGAGAAAGATTTAAGCTTGAAGAAGAAAGTATAGTGTTGAGGTGAGGTGATGGTTTGTCTGcgtttttttcttcttttttttttatctctctGTTCCCGCTTCGATAGTTATAAATACCAAAAGTCACAAGTGTCCTACCATTGCGTAATGTTGTCTTTGTCTCTTGTAATATCCGTCATGTAGGATTGTAGGTTGTCTTTGATTTTCACACCTAATAATCTGTGATTCTATTTAAGGGTTTTTTTGTTTCGTGTAATTGTTATTCTTATATACTATATTTATAAAAGgttaattacaaaattttcaagaataaattttataacatatcATTTATGTACCTCATATGATAAAATaccaataaaaaaatcaataaataatattaatcaaatattattttaggatctttaatatattataaatagcttaaaagaaaaatattggaCTTATTTTCTCTTCCTGGTGAGACCTAAATCCATTTTGGAGGCTGTCTCTTTATAGGTCTGCACCTATTTATTAGTATCTTAATCAAATTTTTTGAGGGTGACTAGAGAGTCAGAGGGTGAAAGAGTAATCATAGGataagagaaagaaaaggaaatagAATTCTGGTTTTTATGTAGAATAGTCAACTTtaacataaattttatttaattttttattttatatattgttgcatttattattgaaaataggataaaataaaatattgagaataagatataaataatagagacataaattttatatttttatattttatttagtaataaattataacaaattataaaaatttaatttatttttatttttttatttaaaaatttaaaaataataataataataaaaaatataattataaaaaattaataagaataataaaaaaattaaaaataaattgtgttCTTTGTTAGTGTGTCTATATTTTTCTTGTCAgaatgaatataaaatatactaatttagTGTCTCTGTACACAATGTCTATACATATCTTATCTATTAAACATGACTCTGTGTCTTTATGTGCCCGTCTCAGTATCCCGTCTCACTAATTGTTGTCAATAGTTCTCATTtttgagtattttttatttgggtaaaaatattaaataatactCAAAAGTCATAttgttgataaaaataattctaaaagttacgaataacaaataaatctctaaaaaattttaaaaatacaataaaaataaatagatattaaatatatattttttaaaaaatttaaaagttaaattttgatacaattttttataagcattgttaaaaaaataaaatcttcattcttaaaatttagtaattttatatcaagtaatttttttaaaacaattttttttattatgaataatcaagtttttttaaattaaaaatgttctaaaaatcaaaatttgcTCTAATCTTTTTGTGCACCTTCTAAATACTAATAGTTACTCAAATATCTCtacaaaaattgaaattaaatggATAAGGTGTTTAttaaatattactttttttattatttttaaaaaatataatatttattggttgttttgttttcaaatcattattcgtatctttaaaaattatttttattagcgATATAAAATTTTGgtataattttagtattttactcttttatcttattttttatttgtaagttTTAGTGTTTTGGCtaattatatatgtaatttGTGCTTTATTAAGATTCTATTGTACCTTATATatgattataataaaattattcttttagtCTAAAtaatttgtgatttttattttttatattaatttttttacatttttttatcttaatatatttttattattattttatttgatatatTTGCTTGTTGATAATTACTATATGATATTAAGACTCTTGTATTATTCTTGTGTTagatttgtattattttttatgctaggttttttcaaaaaatagtaTGAATCTAACACAAATAAATTTTGTGGTTTGACTGAATGGTAAAACTATATACGAGTATATGGCTTTGTTGTTTGTTCTATTAGAAAAGTATAATAAATTAAAGAGTAAAGTTAGGGAACCAAAAGTATATCAGCCAAAACCCAGTCAAATATCTTTggatgaatttaaaatttttccgagttaatatatatggatgtttctTCTACTAAGTATtagaatgtttctttttcatattaaatggatgttcttttatatattttttgaatttgttattgttaGAAGTTGATAGATTaatatgagaaaaaaaaaggaaggtttttataggttttaattaggtttacttaatcaatttaaatttttttaaattttgaatttaaaaaatttaaaattaattaattattgatataaattaatatagttttgtttagttttttgCTGATAAGCTTTTGGTTCCTTATACTTTTTCTAAATTaaatgtataaaattatatcaGCAAATcgaattataatttttttatataaattaaataattttattatttaccgatataaataatttttaacgtTTTTATCAAATTACGTCGGAttggtaaaaaaaaagattatgaTTCTGTCATCTCAGACTCCATAATTACAAACCTAACGAAAAGTATGTTGTCATTTTTGTTCTGTGCTATTCCCATAAATAAAACTCTaccatattttttatatatatgcgTGCCATCCACGGATATAAACGACTTGCAGTGCTTGAAGGCTTTCACACAGGTAGGGAATGTCCAAAAAACTTTGTCAAACATGCTGCATTCACGTATCAGGAGGTGACCATCATAGTATGGAACAATACTGATATCACATACTGTTCTGGGACAACAATTCTGTAGTGCCTATAGGAACCTCGACATCTTGTTGTATGACTTCTTCCAATCACGGTATATCTGAGCAATTGCCTTTTACTTCGTCATTCACACCTTTCTGTACGAGGATTTGAAGTGATAGCTTTGTCTATCCTCACGGATGGGTTGGATTGCATCAACGAGAGGATGACACGACAGATGAGAGTATTGTCCAATTGTCGGTGGGAGCTAGACACGTGTGCGCGCCTCCCACCCTACAAACCTCCCTAAAGAAATaaaagtagattttttttatatgtacaTTTACCATAAAAGTAATGGCTAAGAATATAGATGACATTTACACTTACCAATATCCGAGATTCTGTCAGAAAGCGACGCGGAGACTCCAATGGCAGCCTGCTTCGTGTTGTCGGCAACGCACATGGTACTTTAATCGATCAGACTCCAGTACTCGGTACTCTGCACTTTGACGGATGCTGTAATTCTTCACCCCCTACAGTACTGCATCTCTGCTTTTGAATCTGTGACCCACCCTGAACTCCAGACTCCCATCTAACTTGTAATCGTCTTCACCCGTGTtggaaaattaatttttctcttGCACTACATCCATGTCTAACGTATGATAATGACTTGGCACAGACGACAACGCTGGAATTGGGTGTGGGGCCGGCAAAAGATACTGGTGTGATGGCTCCACCGGAGTCTCGGACACAAGCTCCTCCTCGTCATCATCTTGTGACGAATCACTGTCGTTACTATCTGCAATATAATTCTCGTGAGATCCATCACCGTCAATGTCCATGCCATCCAACGGACTAGCAACATGGATGGGCGATGGTGTGAGAGGCGAATCATCTTGCACAAAGTCCGATTGTCCAGATCCACTACCACCAACATCACCAACCTCTGCGGAGAGCTCCATCACTTGTTCGGCCATGATCCTACCATGGATGTCAAACATCAGCCGCACATGCTCGTCGTCATACAGCCAAAACAGACGAAATCGAAAAATTCTATTTTCCATCGGTACTAGCAGCCTATACCCTTCCCGTTCAACCTCTTTTCTCCCACTATCAGCGACGTTTCTCAATATCAGACTCTTCAACTTCGACAACGAGGCAACTTGCTGTGTGCGCAATAACACGGGATTCTCACACTCAAACACGACCTCATTATCACCATTTCTCATAAGGCAATTGAGATACATACATACAACCATATATCCGCTACTACTAGACATTATGGCTAATTTGCGAAAGAATAAGGTGTAAGAGAAGTAGTGAACTTGTTGTGAAGAATATAATGGGTTTCATATCCGTTTATAGCTGCTGAAAATTTGTCCTAACATATTTTCTTTACACagtaaacaaattaattttacaTGTATTTCGTTTACCGTGTAAACGAATTTATTTTACACGTATTTCATTTTCACTGTAAACAAAATGCAGTGTAAGCAAAATATGAGATGCGACGCAATTTGGTAAGAACattgaaaattatttatatcggtaaataatagaattatttaatttatataaaaaaatcccACAAAAATTTTTGCACATCACACAAACTTAGTAAAAATCATTTTGCACATAcacatataaatatttatatagtaCAGAATTTTTTGCCCCTAACACAAAATTTTACTGCGAATGTATTATGTTAGTTGCTAAGTCAATATGTTTAGTATGTTGTCTTCCAAAAAATTTTGTACTGCACACTAAAATTATGTGTTGTGCGCCAAGATTTCTGTGCTATACCCCAAATTTATGTGCTATGCATAGGAATAATAAAACGGGTCGAACCCGTCGAATCTGCCAAAAAAGATGAAAAACGCTATGATTTTAAACCTGTCAATATCGAAAAACTGCGCTAAACCTGCGAGTTTTGGTGCcaaagatttttttataataaaaaagtgattaattatacaaaaattaacaatcatataatttttaaacataaatttttcatttttttcttatttttcttctttttgtaattcactttatttatttattttacactTTTATATATATGCTGAAATTATGTaacttatttattaaaataaagatgattcAATTCGTTGatattattttcaataattttattaaagttaaaaatttaaaagaagatAGCGAAAAAatgtattataatttaattatttttatttatatttaattttttaattctcatatgtatattatttttttattaaatgttAAGCAGGCTAGTTCGCCAATCCATCATAAAAAGTGGGCCTGACTAGTATTTTGATCCCACTTTACTTGGTACGCACGAGGGGCTTTTTATTGATGCAGCCTTTGGTAGGGTGGATTACCCATTTTGCCACCCTTAACTGTGTGTATTTTGTTGGTTGAGTGTTAATGTTTTGAGTGTATTGCGTATTTTGCTTTACTTTGTTGATTGGGTGTTGATATTCTCGACATGTGGCCCttcaaaaatttttgtgttttatactaaaattttttgagCTCTGCTCCAAAATTCATATGTTGTGAATTAAATTGTTCATACTCTAGTTTTATGAACATAtatagaagaagatgatgataaaGACGACGAAGAcgataataataatgataataaaggaggatgaatagaaaaaagaaaataaattaaacaacaacaataacaacaccagtagaaacaacaacaataacaacaacggTTGCAATAATGACGACGACGACAACCGTGATGGCAACCATAATAATATCAACGTTGAAGAAAGAAGTGCGACATATATGTATGAAAAAAAGAAGTACATGATGATTTAgttgaaaatttgatttaaaatacGCTCGGACATCTaactttattaattatttattattatttttacatcaaatatgaataattatgtttttttatatataataaaagagtaaagtattgtttttgtcctcAACGTTTAGGGTAAGTCCCAAAGTTGTCTCTAACATTTCAATCGTCATATTTAAGTCCCTAatgtttcaaaattgactcaatattGTCCTACCGTTAAGGATCCGTTAATAGAATTGACGGCGGGACTTAAATAAGACGAAaacgatacataaaaataaattttaatttaattttatcttttaataatatcaattttttactgtacatagtattcaattattttttaattacatctaaataaattacacttaatcacattactttccttttaaataaattaattttttataattttaaagaattttgatacattagagacaaaaggtataatttatattttattgggTGAAAGCTAGTGCACCCCAGGTAAAGTAGGGAGTGCAGCACTCTTTAAAAGTTAACCTACTATCAAAAGTGATcaggtaaattaaatttatttattattattattattatttttttgttatgggATGAACAAACaaactgacactaacaaaaaaACTAATTCGCTCGTTTAATAGAGGACTATCTTTACACCAAAAAAATACTCAGAAAAATTTAATCGAATTCTTTCGTTACTCTGTATTGTTGATGTGATGTCTTCAAGCATTTTCACTGTTTTGTTTACTAGCAGGTGTTTTTACTATTGTTCTGTCTAGCCATAGATTTTGACGCTTTTGAACCCACTCCATTCCACCTCTATCATAAATGGACCTTCAAAGCCGAAAAAATTGCCGCCATAGAAAAGGAAGACGCTGTCTGTCGCTGCTGCTAGTTGGCTAACTCCAAACTGATTCTGTAGAAGAACCGGTTTCCATGAAGGCGCCATGATTCTCAGATGATGACGCAGTCAAAGCAACAAAATACATGACAGTTATAACAAGTCTATTATCTTTGAGAAAGTCTAGGGAGCCAATAGTCtaagcgtacaatgtgtacaatggaggtttaggaagtattagagatatgaccattagtgttacattgttCTGTCAAGTtacgcttttgggatgagtggtttcagATATGGTATTAGTGTTCTGgatccgaaaggtcaagagttcgattcTTGTTGAACTCcaaaaatagtttaattttttattgagatgtttattatccttgGTATCCAGATGGTTATCCTTGGTatccggatggttattctagatagtatggtgatgtttattttattcatgGATCAAAGATTTagtccattgtacacattgtatatttagtccattggctccctagcactactcattatcttttatttcaaattatccTCAACTTGTACGTAAtagaatgaaaaattaaaatataattttatttaaacaattatttgtattatttttattaatttattcaaaaaataattaaattttgaagctaattggtataaaatattacagatataaaactaagaaaaatttttatttgtataaaaacgagcctaataaataattattctatttaaatataattaagagtatttctttctttgtcaatgagttataattcaaatgacatAGTCTCTATATTCACCTAaaaattggtaaaaaaaaaaagaatacttctttttttattaacttttttaaacattaattatttattttacatactatatagaaataaatgaatataatatttattgagtAGACACAGTTACGTACAAAAATTTATTGTCATAGTATTtgaaccaaagaaaagaaagtattattttaagaaaaactaacaatatatttttaataatattcttaatacaaaataataaattttaaatattttttaaataatatatattaattaaaataatataattatcccaaataatatattataaatatagtaaaatgacatatttcaataaaaaaattgttaa includes:
- the LOC130961885 gene encoding ATP-dependent DNA helicase 2 subunit KU80-like, translated to MANKEALVLLLDVGPSMHSVIPVIEKLCSMLVQKKLIYNRHDKVGVVLFGTKETYNELTLELGGYRHVVVLKNLKDVDGDMVEALQKLPRGTKDGDFLDAIVVGMDMLIKMYPKANKVKKRLCLITNAQCPTKESIEGTKEEQVTTIAKQMSVHGTRMESIIVRGKLCRKKANKTTASENHRLLNIFSKETSTRIVYVGNPVSLFGALKTQNKTPHTVFRGDLELSSKMKIKVWVYKKTIEELPNLKKCYESPDIVVPSDQRVRGYHYGPQIVPMSKVALDAVKFKPEKGVKLLGFTNSSNVLRHYYMKDVNIFIPEPENTNAMLALSALARAMKEMNKVAILRCVWRRGQTKVVIGVLIPNISDKENIPDSFYFNVLPFAEDVVEFQFPSFSKLPAELQPNQQQLEAASNLVEMLDLAPCGKEKALLPDFTPNPVLERFYRFLELKSKNPGAAVPPIDETLKKITEPDSNLVLKNKSVIDSFRRCFEPNENPRHKKLRRLLLEKSSSSEEDCNRDITPLPSNLIEVKVDSVCNPTPPQVFEAMSGSRNTQDSVVKAIKDTRNKIFELINESNDGDNYPEALQCLTALQEKCIVDQESEQFNDFLRRLWNFDRNLQNFREYLASKGLTLIPKAGFLDSQVTEEDEPKVE